In Myxocyprinus asiaticus isolate MX2 ecotype Aquarium Trade chromosome 32, UBuf_Myxa_2, whole genome shotgun sequence, one genomic interval encodes:
- the LOC127423536 gene encoding mitotic checkpoint protein BUB3-like has translation MMMTGRAAENSSAMTGSNEFKLTQGPEDGVSAVKFSPTSAQFLLVSSWDCSVRLFDVSTNSMRMKYTHLAPVLDCAFYDPTHVWSGSLDNQLKTHDLTTDQDTIVGTHDAPIRCVEYCPEVNVMVTGSWDMSVRLWDPRTPCNAGTFTQPEKVYTLSVAGDRLIVGTAGRRVLVWDLRNMGYVQQRRESSLKYQTRCIRAFPNKQGYVLSSIEGRVAVEYLDPSLEVQKKKYAFKCHRLKENGIEQVYPVNAISFHSIHNTFATGGSDGFVNIWDPFNKKRLCQFHRYPTSIASLSFSVDGSLLAIASSYMQEQGDISHSADAVYIRQVTDAETKPKST, from the exons ATGATGATGACCGGGAGAGCAGCAGAAAACAGCAGCGCG atgactGGATCCAATGAGTTCAAGTTGACCCAGGGTCCGGAGGACGGTGTCTCAGCGGTGAAGTTCAGTCCCACTTCAGCTCAGTTCCTGCTGGTGTCATCATGGGATTGTTCAGTTCGTCTCTTTGACGTCAGCACAAACAGCATGAGGATGAAATACACACATCTGGCCCCTGTGCTGGACTGCGCTTTCTAC GATCCGACTCACGTGTGGAGCGGCAGTCTGGACAACCAGTTAAAGACTCACGATTTGACCACGGATCAAG ATACAATCGTTGGGACTCATGACGCTCCGATTCGCTGTGTGGAATACTGTCCGGAGGTCAACGTCATGGTAACGGGCAGCTGGGATATGTCTGTGAGACTGTGGGATCCCAGAACACCGTGTAATGCCGGAACATTCACACAGCCTGAGAAG GTGTACACACTGTCTGTGGCAGGAGATCGTCTGATTGTGGGAACGGCAGGCCGGCGCGTGCTTGTGTGGGATTTGAGGAACATGGGATACGTGCAGCAGAGACGTGAATCCAGCCTGAAATATCAGACGCGCTGCATACGagcatttcccaacaaacag GGTTACGTGTTGAGCTCTATTGAGGGCAGGGTCGCAGTGGAGTATCTGGATCCAAGTCTGGAGGTGCAGAAGAAGAAATACGCCTTCAAATGTCACAGACTGAAGGAGAACGGCATCGAGCAGGTGTATCCCGTCAACGCCATCTCCTTCCACAGCATCCACAACACATTCGCCACAG GTGGCTCTGACGGCTTCGTGAACATCTGGGATCCGTTCAACAAGAAGCGTTTGTGTCAGTTCCATCGTTACCCGACCAGCATTGCGTCTTTGTCTTTCAGTGTGGATGGATCTCTGCTCGCCATCGCCTCGTCATACATGCAGGAACAGGGCGACATTTCACACTCTGCCGACGCCGTTTACATCCGCCAGGTCACCGATGCCGAGACGAAACCCAA GTCAACATGA